A single window of Carassius gibelio isolate Cgi1373 ecotype wild population from Czech Republic chromosome A19, carGib1.2-hapl.c, whole genome shotgun sequence DNA harbors:
- the LOC127935359 gene encoding uncharacterized protein LOC127935359: protein MFRCFNLLLLLFCLVYHSETSTISVSGKKGGNIRLRCEHEDNNIVQIDLFKQPDNISRLISVCETEECSGRVFKEGNCDVVIKNLIFSDAGNYTLDIYYNNDQTELKPNNDRIVPIEQKKWTYRLHIDDEISVKTGEELKMSVLVSDADKVKTNSSGEWKEVWTRDHGVQSDRMNDDNDGNLIIKSFLDSDAGTYRVLDTEGEILITVSITESGRKSPKKMDDTEQHKNWIVPVVVCLVILAVIVISVFIWRRQHRGHTQVQQTRHRN from the exons GTTCAGATGCTTCAATCTTCTTCTGCTGCTGTTTTGTCTGGTTTATCACAGCG AAACCTCCACTATATCTGTGTCTGGAAAAAAGGGAGGAAACATCAGACTCAGATGTGAACATGAGGACAATAATATTGTTCAGATTGATTTATTCAAGCAGCCAGACAACATATCAAGACTCATATCTGTGTGTGAGACTGAAGAATGTAGTGGACGAGTGTTTAAAGAAGGAAACTGTGACGTCGTCATCAAGAATCTGATCTTCAGTGACGCTGGGAATTACACTTTGGATATCTATTACAATAATGATCAGACAGAGCTGAAGCCAAATAATGATCGGATAGTGCCGATTGAACAAAAGAAGTGGACGTACCGACTTCATATTGATG atgagattTCTGTGAAAACAGGCGAGGAGCTAAAGATGTCTGTTCTGGTGTCTGATGCTGATAAAGTGAAGACAAACTCTAGTGGAGAGTGGAAGGAGGTTTGGACGAGAGATCACGGGGTTCAGAGCGACCGAATGAATGATGATAATGATGGAAACCTGATCATTAAATCATTTCTGGACAGTGATGCAGGAACATACAGAGTTCTGGACACTGAAGGAGAAATCTTGATCACAGTCTCAATCACAG AATCAGGTAGAAAATCACCGAAAAAAATGGACGACACTGAACAAcaca AGAACTGGATTGTACCAGTTGTCGTGTGTTTGGTGATTCTAGCTGTGATTGTTATTTCTGTCTTCATATGGAGACGTCAGCACAGAGGTCACACACAGGTTCAGCAGACGAGACACAGGAACTAG